The proteins below come from a single Hippocampus zosterae strain Florida chromosome 5, ASM2543408v3, whole genome shotgun sequence genomic window:
- the LOC127601376 gene encoding sodium- and chloride-dependent transporter XTRP3A-like — protein sequence MGEDARPNWDSPVQFLLACVSYAVGLGNVWRFPYLCQMHGGGGFLIPYLLMLFLEGVPLFYMELAVGQKMRLGSIGAWSAINPYLGGVGLASMVASVYICLYYNIINAWSFWYLFNSFQSVLPWSDCPVNSNLTGPLEECQKASSTQYFFFRETLNISTSIEENGGIHTGQALCLLLAWVITYLFIIHGIKSSGKVVYFTATFPYVVLVIYLIRGLTLPGAIHGITYLFTPKMEELANPTAWINAATQIFFSLGLGFGSLIAFSSYNQYNNNFEHQAFTVAIINSGTSIFASIVTFSIYGFKATVNYENCLERTRILLLNSFNLAEDTISMSNVLDWIKNLNATYPEQFAELGNKLEDCDLNDELDTAVEGVGLAFIVYSEAIQNMPLPQLWSVLYFVMLLLIGLGSMLGNMTAISTPLQDFKILSKVSNEVLNGILCLIFLLFGLAFTTPSGNYWFTMFNDYGASFSLLFVVLIEVITVSYLYGIKRFEKDIEDMLGHRPNWYLKIMWMIVSPLLLIALFIFYIVNYIRGGAITYQAWDKELGKTVVTDYPIFGQFFIALLLVSAVSCVPLTALYVYCTNRKRSTSIKESAISAS from the exons ATGGGGGAAGATGCCCGACCCAACTGGGACAGTCCCGTGCAGTTCCTATTGGCCTGTGTTTCTTATGCCGTTGGACTGGGGAACGTTTGGCGATTCCCGTACCTGTGCCAGATGCACGGGGGAG GGGGATTCTTGATTCCATATCTGCTGATGCTGTTTCTTGAGGGTGTGCCCTTATTCTACATGGAGCTTGCCGTTGGTCAAAAGATGCGCTTGGGAAGTATTGGGGCCTGGTCGGCCATAAACCCGTATTTGGGAGGAGTGG GCCTTGCTAGTATGGTAGCCTCCGTGTATATTTGCCTCTATTACAACATCATCAATGCATGGAGCTTCTGGTACCTCTTTAATTCATTTCAA tcagtcCTGCCCTGGTCAGACTGCCCTGTCAATTCCAACCTGACAGGACCCCTGGAAGAGTGCCAAAAGGCTTCTTCGACCCAGTACTTCTTTTTTAGAGAAACACTAAACATTTCCACTTCGATTGAAGAGAATGGAGGCATCCATACAGGACAGGCTTTGTGTCTCCTGCTGGCCTGGGTGATCACCTACCTCTTCATTATCCATGGAATTAAGTCATCTGGGAAG GTGGTTTACTTCACAGCCACGTTTCCTTATGTGGTGCTCGTTATCTACCTCATCCGGGGTTTGACTCTTCCTGGTGCCATCCATGGTATCACGTATCTGTTCACCCCCAAG ATGGAAGAACTGGCCAATCCGACTGCATGGATAAATGCTGCCACtcagattttcttttctctgGGTTTGGGATTTGGGTCGCTCATCGCGTTTTCCAGCTACAATCAGTACAACAATAACTTTGAGCACCAGGCCTTCACTGTCGCCATCATTAACAGCGGAACCTCCATTTTTGCTTCCATCGTCACCTTTTCCATCTATGGGTTTAAAGCCACAGTTAACTATGAGAACTGCCTGGAGAG GACGCGCATATTGCTGCTAAATTCCTTTAACCTCGCAGAAGATACAATCAGCATGAGCAATGTGCTTGACTGGATTAAAAATCTCAATGCAACTTACCCGGAGCAGTTTGCCGAACTTGGCAATAAACTGGAAGACTGTGACCTAAACGATGAACTAGACACG GCAGTCGAAGGGGTTGGTCTGGCTTTCATTGTGTACAGTGAAGCCATTCAAAACATGCCTCTACCTCAGTTATGGTCAGTGCTGTACTTCGTCATGCTTCTGCTTATTGGATTGGGCAGTATGCTGGGCAACATGACTGCTATCAGCACCCCACTACAAGACTTTAAGATACTGTCCAAAGTTAGCAATGAAGTTTTAAATG GGATATTGTGTCTAATCTTTCTGCTGTTTGGCCTGGCCTTCACCACCCCATCTGGAAATTACTGGTTTACCATGTTCAATGACTACGGAGCATCTTTCTCACTGCTATTTGTCGTCCTCATTGAGGTTATAACTGTCAGTTACCTTTACGGAATTAAAAG GTTTGAAAAAGACATAGAAGACATGCTTGGCCACCGTCCAAACTGGTACTTGAAGATCATGTGGATGATAGTCAGTCCTCTTCTCCTAATAGCCCTCTTCATCTTCTATATTGTCAATTACATCAGAGGAGGAGCAATCACTTACCAAGCATGGGACAAGGAGctg GGAAAGACGGTGGTGACGGACTATCCTATATTTGGTCAATTCTTCATTGCCCTCCTACTGGTCTCCGCAGTCAGCTGTGTTCCCCTCACAGCTCTCTATGTGTACTGCACAAACAGGAAACGTTCTACTTCTATTAAAGAAAGCGCCATATCTGCGTCGTGA